A genomic segment from Dermatobacter hominis encodes:
- a CDS encoding O-antigen ligase family protein translates to MQTLDRPPTLPGGPSPRRGRGAVAAVVASLLALPVLVLLVVSKWGVLIAAVAAVAALICLWALRRGFALIEVVAFLIHFDGLGAGQIRMGRIVAGLVAVVIVYKLIAEKWRPPAIPTRHWLPVLMLTVYAVASGFWSDEAGGWLLAMCLLGLALVYFAISGMLVDSHDKIEQFLRAFWVGGLFGAGAGVLALFLGTRSVGFGADPNFFGMISAAMIPLTVYYRRNATSIAARRWYTVAVVFVLAGAAGAGSRSGLIGGAIVIVATIVSRPGLSTVRRMRVGVGALVLAGMAFLIGFVANPANLQRGFADRGAGRLDFWAVTVDLIGDRPLLGHGFGQLKTKIVPSMTTTPGVQELADTREDVSSHNTWLDIAGDLGLVGLLIWISIFLIAMLGFLRPRWAQTKELSGTLFIMMLPVLSSSMFLPLLNNKLAWCLIGLAAALQVPSKKTRWRGFVQPTDVRQLTTGEKDTLLPAELDPPPTYEQKVWQAPDLARWDVRVSRRFRYWIVAGAFGGMVLGALVMSSFPVRYVAAGEIVLPELAETRGNNRVVLSGTQMQVINSLATSGAYAVELQRLAGLEMSVEEVRDAVSVDRRQFGAYMRIQFRVNDAAVAEGALPYIVPALDNVVAESRAAALDRVADELRPVYPGEQRFDTSPLFLPAYPEPSIAVQSPKVAWAGFIGALTGALAAAGLVLLQQRRPRVNNDDDLLAAIGMGVWTHVGRSGRRYAATGAQYAQVATMAAEFVGREDEPRRIVVGTPRPDPAARSLAAGLAAAIAAEDRRVVLIDAQVDSPKLTRRLSGPLRSGLLQVLDGAAIEPLLRRVNRWRLPSSVRRALKDHGSRLRFLPLGRRSRGQHPVIRPELFDRFGPDVTLVVLAPSLTSDVPVGALLAWADAALLTLVEGRTVTFDAEDAAAPIRTFSAGPSGVVMMDV, encoded by the coding sequence GTGCAGACACTGGACAGACCGCCGACGCTGCCCGGGGGCCCGTCGCCGCGGCGCGGCCGGGGAGCGGTGGCGGCCGTGGTCGCCAGCCTGCTGGCGCTACCGGTCTTGGTGCTGCTCGTCGTGTCCAAGTGGGGCGTGCTGATCGCCGCCGTCGCGGCGGTCGCTGCGCTCATCTGCCTCTGGGCCCTGCGTCGGGGCTTCGCCCTGATCGAGGTCGTCGCCTTTCTCATCCACTTCGATGGACTCGGAGCGGGCCAGATCCGCATGGGTCGGATCGTGGCTGGACTGGTTGCGGTCGTCATCGTCTACAAGCTGATCGCCGAGAAGTGGCGACCTCCTGCCATCCCCACTCGGCACTGGCTGCCGGTGCTGATGTTGACCGTGTATGCGGTTGCGTCCGGCTTCTGGTCGGACGAAGCAGGGGGGTGGCTTCTTGCCATGTGCCTGCTCGGGCTTGCCTTGGTCTACTTCGCGATCTCAGGGATGCTCGTGGACAGCCATGACAAGATCGAGCAGTTCCTTCGCGCGTTCTGGGTCGGCGGTCTCTTCGGCGCCGGCGCTGGCGTGCTCGCTTTGTTCCTCGGCACCCGGTCGGTCGGATTCGGTGCTGATCCGAACTTCTTCGGGATGATCTCGGCTGCGATGATCCCGCTCACCGTCTACTACAGGCGAAACGCCACCAGCATCGCCGCCAGGCGCTGGTACACGGTTGCCGTCGTCTTTGTGCTTGCTGGTGCCGCTGGAGCCGGCAGTCGATCTGGTCTCATCGGTGGGGCGATCGTCATCGTTGCGACGATCGTCAGCCGACCGGGCCTCTCCACGGTTCGTCGGATGCGGGTGGGAGTAGGCGCCCTGGTGCTCGCTGGAATGGCGTTCTTGATTGGCTTCGTTGCGAATCCTGCGAACCTGCAGAGGGGTTTCGCTGATCGAGGGGCCGGTCGCCTGGACTTCTGGGCCGTCACCGTGGACCTAATCGGGGACAGACCGCTTCTTGGACACGGATTTGGCCAGTTGAAGACCAAGATCGTTCCGAGCATGACCACAACGCCTGGGGTGCAGGAGCTCGCTGACACCCGCGAGGATGTCTCGTCCCACAACACGTGGTTGGACATTGCCGGGGACCTCGGCCTTGTTGGACTGCTGATCTGGATCTCGATCTTCCTCATCGCAATGCTGGGATTCCTCCGACCTCGGTGGGCCCAAACCAAGGAGCTGTCAGGAACGCTCTTCATCATGATGCTGCCGGTTCTGTCGAGCTCCATGTTCCTTCCCCTGCTCAACAACAAGCTGGCGTGGTGTCTCATCGGTCTGGCCGCAGCTCTGCAGGTGCCTTCAAAGAAGACGCGCTGGAGGGGCTTTGTCCAGCCGACTGATGTTCGGCAGCTCACGACAGGTGAGAAGGACACGCTCCTGCCAGCAGAGCTCGACCCGCCGCCCACGTACGAGCAGAAGGTTTGGCAAGCGCCAGACCTCGCCCGATGGGATGTGCGAGTGTCGCGTCGATTCCGATATTGGATCGTCGCCGGGGCGTTCGGCGGGATGGTGTTGGGTGCATTGGTCATGTCTTCCTTTCCAGTTCGGTACGTGGCTGCTGGAGAGATCGTCCTTCCGGAGCTCGCCGAGACTCGTGGCAATAACCGAGTCGTCCTCTCTGGGACGCAGATGCAGGTGATCAATTCACTCGCAACTTCGGGTGCCTATGCCGTGGAGCTCCAGCGCCTTGCCGGTTTGGAGATGTCCGTTGAGGAGGTTCGTGACGCCGTGAGCGTCGATCGCCGGCAGTTCGGCGCCTACATGCGCATTCAATTCCGAGTCAACGACGCCGCTGTGGCTGAAGGTGCGCTTCCCTACATCGTGCCGGCGCTGGACAACGTCGTCGCCGAGAGTCGCGCTGCGGCACTCGATCGCGTCGCCGACGAACTGCGGCCCGTGTATCCTGGCGAGCAACGATTTGACACGAGCCCCCTCTTTCTTCCGGCCTATCCCGAACCATCGATCGCCGTGCAGAGTCCAAAGGTCGCATGGGCTGGGTTCATCGGTGCGCTGACGGGGGCCCTCGCGGCAGCCGGACTTGTGCTCCTCCAGCAGCGCCGCCCACGGGTCAACAACGACGACGACCTGCTCGCCGCGATCGGCATGGGGGTGTGGACCCACGTCGGCCGCTCCGGCCGCCGCTACGCGGCGACCGGCGCCCAGTACGCGCAGGTGGCGACGATGGCGGCCGAGTTCGTGGGTCGCGAGGACGAACCCCGGCGCATCGTCGTCGGCACCCCGCGCCCCGACCCGGCGGCCCGGAGCCTCGCCGCGGGCCTGGCCGCGGCGATCGCGGCCGAGGACCGGCGGGTGGTGCTGATCGACGCCCAGGTCGACTCGCCGAAGTTGACGAGGCGCCTCAGCGGACCCCTGCGGTCCGGCCTGCTGCAGGTGCTCGACGGGGCGGCGATCGAGCCGCTGCTGCGGCGCGTCAACCGCTGGCGCCTGCCGTCGTCGGTGCGACGAGCGCTCAAGGACCACGGCTCCCGGCTCCGGTTCCTGCCCCTCGGCCGCCGGTCCCGCGGGCAGCACCCCGTGATCCGGCCCGAGCTGTTCGACCGCTTCGGACCCGACGTCACGCTCGTGGTCCTCGCACCGTCGCTCACCTCCGACGTGCCGGTCGGGGCCCTGCTGGCCTGGGCCGACGCCGCGCTCCTCACGCTGGTCGAGGGCCGCACGGTGACGTTCGACGCCGAGGACGCTGCGGCGCCGATCCGGACCTTCAGCGCCGGTCCCTCCGGCGTCGTGATGATGGACGTGTGA
- a CDS encoding purine-nucleoside phosphorylase → MTNGDPYALARSDADLLRDRLGEHTVAVVLGSGWAGVGAGLGDVRADMAMSDLAGVPAPTVAGHGGTASSVDVGGVRTLVLAGRSHLYEGHPPSTVVHAVRSAVLAGCTTVCLTNAAGSLRPDVGVGTPVVIADHLNLTGANPMCGPEPPGPPGSRFTDLTRLYSPRLREAAGPDRVEGVYAGLLGGSYETPAEIRMLRTLGADLVGMSTVLEAIAAQHLGAEVFGVSLVTNLAAGLAAEIDHGEVLAAGAAAQDRLADLLRRVVAAA, encoded by the coding sequence ATGACGAACGGCGACCCGTACGCGCTGGCCCGCTCCGACGCCGACCTGCTCCGCGACCGCCTCGGCGAGCACACCGTGGCGGTCGTGCTCGGCAGCGGCTGGGCGGGCGTGGGCGCCGGGCTCGGCGACGTGCGCGCCGACATGGCGATGTCGGACCTCGCCGGGGTGCCCGCCCCCACGGTCGCGGGCCACGGCGGGACTGCGAGCTCGGTCGACGTCGGAGGGGTCCGCACGCTGGTGCTCGCCGGGCGCTCCCACCTCTACGAGGGGCACCCGCCGTCGACGGTGGTCCACGCCGTTCGGTCCGCCGTGCTGGCGGGCTGCACGACCGTCTGCCTCACCAACGCCGCCGGCTCGCTGCGGCCCGACGTCGGGGTGGGCACGCCGGTCGTGATCGCCGACCACCTGAACCTCACCGGCGCCAACCCCATGTGCGGCCCGGAACCGCCGGGTCCGCCCGGCAGCCGCTTCACCGACCTCACCCGGCTCTACAGCCCGCGCCTGCGGGAGGCCGCCGGCCCGGACCGGGTCGAGGGCGTCTACGCCGGCCTGCTCGGCGGGAGCTACGAGACGCCGGCCGAGATCCGGATGCTGCGCACGCTGGGCGCCGACCTCGTCGGGATGTCCACCGTGCTCGAGGCGATCGCGGCGCAGCACCTCGGCGCCGAGGTGTTCGGCGTCTCGCTCGTGACCAACCTGGCCGCCGGCCTGGCCGCCGAGATCGACCACGGCGAGGTCCTGGCGGCCGGCGCCGCTGCGCAGGACCGGCTCGCCGACCTGCTCCGGCGGGTGGTGGCGGCCGCCTGA
- a CDS encoding phospho-sugar mutase, producing the protein MDDLVERARLWSLLETDPEGRRALLDAVAAAERGDRTALVDLVDGRLRFGTAGLRGPLGPGPRRLNVVVAEQTAAGIARVLLDDVADAASRGVLVGRDGRHGSAAMAAAAEAVFRAHGLAVAGFDGPVPTPLVASTLAHGDAAAAIVVTASHNPAADNGIKVYWADGAQIVAPLDARIAAEIDRAAAEVAAAVAAEPDDPIAAAHRVVRPGPGSAPRTDLGTSSTGPAADAYVERALVGVHPRSTVPLALTSMHGVGADLLERLLRAAGHDDLHVVAEQRDPDPDFPTVAFPNPEEPGALDRLVDVAAGAGCAAGLANDPDADRLALVVPDGHGAWRALTGDEVGAVLCHHLLERDAAGAPDARTPLVATTVVSSQLAGAIARAAGAHAVETLTGFKWLCRPAMEHPEWRQVLAYEEALGYAVGPDARDKDGITAALAVADLVAGLAADGRTVLDLLDDLHRRHGAHVTRNGWTTLAGPDAAEVLSTFVRRLADAPLDEIDGRPVVHRDRPAPDVLRMWTDDGTRLAIRPSGTEPKLKHYCEAVVAVDGDGPEALAAARAEAGRRADGVVAAVGVLLGG; encoded by the coding sequence GTGGACGACCTCGTCGAGCGGGCCCGGCTCTGGTCGCTGCTGGAGACCGATCCCGAGGGGCGCCGGGCGCTGCTCGACGCCGTCGCGGCCGCGGAGCGGGGCGACCGCACCGCGCTCGTCGACCTCGTCGACGGCCGGCTCCGCTTCGGCACGGCCGGCCTGCGTGGGCCGCTGGGCCCGGGACCCCGGCGCCTGAACGTCGTGGTCGCCGAGCAGACCGCGGCGGGGATCGCCCGCGTGCTGCTCGACGACGTCGCCGACGCCGCCTCCCGGGGCGTGCTCGTCGGGCGCGACGGCCGGCACGGCTCGGCGGCCATGGCGGCGGCGGCCGAGGCGGTGTTCCGGGCCCACGGGCTCGCCGTGGCCGGCTTCGACGGCCCGGTCCCGACGCCGCTCGTGGCGAGCACGCTGGCCCACGGCGACGCCGCTGCCGCCATCGTCGTCACCGCCAGCCACAACCCGGCGGCCGACAACGGCATCAAGGTGTACTGGGCCGACGGCGCACAGATCGTGGCTCCCCTCGACGCACGGATCGCGGCCGAGATCGACCGGGCCGCCGCCGAGGTGGCCGCGGCGGTGGCCGCGGAGCCCGACGACCCGATCGCCGCCGCGCACCGCGTCGTCCGTCCCGGTCCGGGGAGCGCACCCCGGACCGACCTCGGCACGTCGTCGACCGGGCCGGCCGCCGACGCGTACGTCGAGCGGGCGCTCGTCGGAGTGCATCCCCGCAGCACCGTCCCGCTCGCGCTCACCTCGATGCACGGCGTCGGCGCCGACCTGCTCGAGCGCCTCCTCCGGGCCGCCGGCCACGACGACCTGCACGTGGTCGCCGAGCAGCGTGACCCCGATCCCGACTTCCCGACCGTCGCCTTCCCGAACCCCGAGGAGCCGGGCGCGCTCGACCGGCTGGTCGACGTGGCGGCCGGCGCCGGCTGCGCGGCGGGCCTCGCCAACGACCCGGACGCCGACCGGCTGGCGCTCGTCGTCCCCGACGGCCACGGTGCGTGGCGCGCCCTGACCGGCGACGAGGTCGGCGCCGTCCTCTGCCACCACCTGCTCGAGCGAGACGCCGCCGGTGCGCCCGACGCCCGGACGCCGCTCGTGGCGACGACCGTGGTCAGCTCGCAGCTCGCCGGCGCGATCGCACGGGCGGCGGGCGCCCACGCCGTCGAGACGCTGACCGGGTTCAAGTGGCTGTGCCGCCCGGCGATGGAGCACCCCGAGTGGCGGCAGGTGCTCGCCTACGAGGAGGCGCTCGGCTACGCCGTCGGTCCGGACGCCCGCGACAAGGACGGGATCACCGCCGCGCTGGCGGTCGCCGACCTCGTCGCCGGGCTCGCCGCCGACGGCCGCACCGTCCTCGACCTGCTCGACGACCTCCACCGCCGGCACGGCGCCCACGTGACGAGGAACGGCTGGACCACGCTCGCCGGCCCCGACGCCGCCGAGGTGCTGTCCACGTTCGTCCGGCGCCTGGCCGACGCACCGCTCGACGAGATCGACGGCCGGCCGGTCGTGCACCGCGACCGCCCCGCGCCCGACGTGCTCCGGATGTGGACCGACGACGGGACGCGGCTGGCGATCCGGCCGTCGGGCACCGAGCCCAAGCTCAAGCACTACTGCGAGGCCGTCGTCGCCGTGGACGGCGACGGGCCCGAGGCGCTGGCCGCAGCCCGCGCCGAGGCCGGGCGGCGGGCCGACGGGGTCGTCGCCGCCGTGGGGGTCCTGCTCGGCGGCTGA